One genomic window of Acidimicrobiia bacterium includes the following:
- a CDS encoding AraC family transcriptional regulator produces MTDELNNQSLFSAGSTSALVELFDALPHVMFCMKGADDRYLAVNDAFVRRSGRTSKREVIGARAIDLFPTQLAERYEEQDALVLATGEPLRNELELIRRPDGSFGWYMTVKLPVMEGSQVSALVSVSRDLATPSEESISFESLTRVVELVQQRLSSPLRVADLAEAAGCSEKQLERRMKKVFGLSATQYVLRVRVDRATSLLLNSEEPIASVAVSCGFYDQASFTRQFARLAGETPARFRTLSA; encoded by the coding sequence ATGACGGACGAATTAAACAATCAGTCACTTTTTTCTGCCGGGTCTACTTCTGCTCTGGTTGAATTGTTTGATGCACTCCCCCATGTCATGTTTTGCATGAAGGGAGCCGATGATCGTTACTTGGCGGTTAATGACGCTTTTGTTCGGCGTTCGGGCCGAACTTCAAAGCGTGAGGTCATTGGTGCTCGGGCGATTGACCTTTTTCCTACTCAACTCGCCGAACGCTACGAAGAACAAGACGCACTGGTGTTGGCTACCGGCGAACCGTTGCGTAATGAGTTGGAGTTGATTCGCCGCCCCGATGGTTCGTTCGGCTGGTACATGACCGTAAAACTCCCGGTGATGGAGGGTTCGCAAGTTTCTGCTTTGGTGAGCGTAAGCCGAGATTTGGCGACGCCCAGCGAAGAGAGTATCTCTTTTGAGTCGCTCACCCGGGTGGTTGAGTTGGTGCAACAACGGTTGTCGTCCCCGCTGCGGGTTGCTGATTTAGCGGAGGCTGCTGGTTGTTCAGAAAAACAGTTAGAGCGGCGCATGAAAAAAGTGTTTGGGTTGAGCGCTACGCAATATGTGTTGCGGGTGCGGGTCGACCGGGCCACATCGTTGTTGTTGAACTCTGAGGAGCCGATTGCTTCGGTGGCTGTTTCTTGTGGTTTTTACGATCAGGCGAGCTTTACCCGGCAGTTTGCTCGGTTGGCCGGTGAAACCCCGGCTCGTTTTCGTACGCTGTCTGCTTAA
- a CDS encoding sulfotransferase family protein: MTLRINCCSGPRNLSTALMYSFRQRSDTTVFDEPFYAHYLKVTGRQHPGRDEVLASQSTDPGQVTEEIMSGDHGTPVVFFKQMAHHLIEMDRSFLTQCANVLLVRDPTEMLASYSVKMTDATLADTGLEAQVMLLEEILANGETPIVLDATTLRRNPRQALEAFCSQLGLPFDEAMLAWPAGPKPEDGVWEKHWYAGVHASNGFLPYQPSTATVAKHLQPVIDQAQPLYQRLCAYAS; the protein is encoded by the coding sequence ATGACCCTGCGCATCAACTGCTGTTCGGGGCCCCGAAACCTCTCTACTGCTTTGATGTATTCGTTTCGTCAACGCAGCGACACCACAGTTTTTGACGAACCTTTCTACGCCCACTACCTAAAGGTCACCGGGCGCCAACACCCCGGCCGAGACGAAGTACTAGCCAGTCAAAGCACCGACCCCGGCCAGGTAACTGAAGAAATAATGTCGGGTGACCACGGCACCCCGGTGGTGTTTTTTAAACAAATGGCCCATCACCTCATCGAAATGGATCGATCATTTTTGACCCAATGCGCCAACGTGTTGCTTGTACGAGACCCCACAGAAATGTTGGCCTCTTATTCGGTAAAAATGACTGACGCTACTTTGGCCGATACCGGTCTAGAAGCCCAAGTGATGCTGCTCGAAGAAATATTAGCCAACGGAGAAACCCCGATTGTTCTGGACGCCACCACCCTGCGGCGCAACCCCCGCCAAGCATTAGAAGCGTTCTGCAGCCAACTGGGTTTGCCCTTCGACGAAGCAATGCTGGCCTGGCCCGCCGGCCCAAAACCCGAAGACGGGGTATGGGAAAAACACTGGTACGCCGGGGTGCATGCCTCCAATGGCTTTTTGCCTTACCAACCCAGCACCGCCACCGTGGCGAAACACCTACAACCGGTTATTGACCAAGCACAGCCGCTCTACCAACGGCTCTGCGCTTACGCTTCGTAA
- a CDS encoding aminotransferase class IV produces the protein MTRSTHQALADERNATVEIYINGEFFPRHEAKVSVFDSGFLVGDGVWEGLRLHHDKFAFLDLHLDRLFAGLAATDINLGLTKDEVTAALQATVDHNDMHDGVHVRLMITRGDKKTPSQHPSNVVGGPNMVIIAEHKAADPAVADQGITLFTATVRRPAPDMLDQQLNCHSKLHEVIALIQAVHAGADEALMLDPTGAVATCNATNFFIVRNGVLHTSTGQYNLNGITRQMVLEVARAAGIPTKEAPFTLTDVYAAQEVFVTGTFGGLTPVTEIDGRTVPGPTPGSMTQRLRSLYAEAVATSVGQ, from the coding sequence ATGACCCGCAGCACCCATCAAGCCTTAGCCGACGAACGAAACGCCACGGTAGAGATTTATATAAATGGCGAGTTCTTTCCCCGACACGAAGCCAAAGTGTCGGTGTTCGACAGTGGCTTTTTAGTAGGTGATGGGGTTTGGGAAGGGCTACGCCTCCACCACGACAAGTTCGCTTTTCTAGACCTGCATCTTGACCGGTTGTTCGCCGGCTTAGCGGCCACCGACATAAACCTAGGCTTGACCAAAGACGAAGTAACGGCCGCCTTGCAAGCCACGGTGGACCACAACGACATGCACGACGGGGTACATGTGCGGCTCATGATCACCCGGGGCGACAAAAAAACTCCTTCTCAACACCCCTCCAACGTGGTGGGTGGGCCCAACATGGTGATCATTGCCGAACACAAAGCCGCCGACCCGGCGGTAGCCGACCAAGGAATAACCCTATTTACCGCCACCGTGCGACGCCCCGCTCCCGACATGTTGGACCAACAACTTAACTGCCATTCCAAACTGCACGAAGTGATCGCCCTGATTCAAGCGGTGCACGCCGGCGCCGACGAAGCACTCATGTTGGACCCCACCGGAGCGGTGGCCACCTGTAACGCCACCAACTTTTTTATTGTCCGCAACGGGGTGCTGCACACCTCCACCGGTCAATACAACCTCAACGGCATCACCCGCCAGATGGTGCTCGAAGTAGCCCGGGCGGCGGGCATCCCTACCAAAGAAGCACCGTTTACTTTGACCGATGTGTACGCCGCCCAAGAAGTGTTCGTTACCGGTACCTTCGGTGGGCTCACCCCGGTAACTGAAATAGACGGCCGCACCGTGCCCGGCCCTACCCCGGGGTCGATGACCCAACGCTTGCGCAGCCTCTACGCCGAGGCGGTAGCAACTTCGGTGGGGCAATGA
- a CDS encoding thiamine pyrophosphate-binding protein gives MTVNGGRLVVDALVAHGVDTAFCVPGESYLEVLDALHDQPSIRLVGCRQEGGAAYMAEAYGRLTGRPGVCLVTRGPGATNASIGVHTADQGSTPMVLLVGQVPTDHQGKEAFQEVDYCSFFADLAKWVVEVKNVDDLPEIMNQAFAVATEGRPGPVVVALPENVLRAETTVSTLAPLEVHQAQPTAADLAAWQELLNQAQRPVVLAGGGGWTTMAREHLRQWAEQNELPVVAAFRRHDLMDNNSDCYAGEAGVAMPGPVRQTLAQADLVMALGVRFGEMTTSAYTLFNDPDQKIVHAHAAQEELGKVVVPTLALHAGPNALLAALLAEPKINQPKTIWRNEARQRFLSTHQVTAPATGVDMAAVTTHLQAVLPADVIITNGAGNFAVWPNKFFLYGAEATLLAPQNGTMGYGLPAAVAAKVVHPDRTVVCFAGDGDLQMNIQELGSAQQEAAQPIVLVVNNSTYGTIRMHQERRHPGRVVGTDIVNPDFVTLAQAYGFYAEQVTNTQDFAGAFERASASTTGALLNLMVDPNQVTPWSTVASLREGQ, from the coding sequence ATGACAGTTAATGGCGGCCGTTTGGTGGTCGACGCTTTAGTAGCCCACGGGGTGGACACCGCCTTTTGTGTACCCGGCGAGTCATACCTTGAAGTACTTGATGCTTTACACGACCAGCCCAGCATTCGTTTGGTGGGTTGCCGCCAAGAAGGAGGGGCCGCCTACATGGCCGAAGCCTACGGTCGCCTAACTGGCCGGCCCGGGGTGTGTTTGGTAACCCGAGGCCCGGGGGCGACCAACGCATCAATCGGCGTGCACACCGCTGACCAAGGATCCACCCCAATGGTGTTGCTCGTCGGCCAGGTACCCACCGATCATCAAGGCAAAGAAGCTTTTCAAGAAGTGGATTACTGCTCGTTTTTTGCCGACCTCGCCAAATGGGTGGTTGAAGTAAAAAATGTTGATGACCTGCCAGAAATAATGAACCAAGCATTTGCCGTGGCCACCGAGGGTCGGCCCGGCCCGGTGGTGGTGGCGCTCCCCGAAAACGTTTTACGAGCCGAAACCACCGTAAGCACGCTGGCTCCTCTGGAAGTTCACCAAGCCCAGCCCACCGCAGCAGACCTTGCTGCCTGGCAAGAGTTACTCAACCAAGCCCAACGCCCGGTGGTCTTGGCTGGCGGGGGAGGATGGACCACCATGGCTCGGGAGCATCTGCGCCAATGGGCCGAACAAAACGAACTCCCGGTAGTAGCGGCCTTTCGCCGCCACGACCTGATGGACAACAACAGCGACTGTTACGCCGGAGAAGCCGGGGTAGCTATGCCCGGCCCGGTACGTCAGACTTTGGCCCAAGCCGACCTGGTGATGGCCCTTGGGGTGCGTTTTGGCGAAATGACCACCAGCGCCTACACCTTGTTTAACGACCCTGATCAAAAAATAGTGCACGCCCACGCCGCCCAAGAAGAACTCGGCAAAGTAGTGGTCCCCACGCTGGCTTTGCACGCCGGACCCAACGCTCTGCTGGCCGCTTTGCTTGCTGAACCAAAAATAAACCAGCCAAAAACTATTTGGCGCAACGAAGCCCGGCAACGATTCTTAAGCACCCACCAAGTAACCGCCCCAGCCACCGGGGTCGACATGGCAGCCGTCACCACTCACCTGCAAGCAGTGCTGCCCGCTGACGTCATCATCACCAACGGGGCGGGCAACTTTGCCGTATGGCCCAACAAGTTTTTTCTCTACGGGGCTGAGGCCACTTTGTTGGCCCCCCAAAACGGCACCATGGGCTATGGCCTGCCCGCTGCGGTGGCCGCCAAAGTGGTGCACCCTGACCGCACCGTGGTGTGTTTTGCCGGTGACGGTGATTTGCAAATGAATATTCAAGAACTCGGCAGCGCCCAACAAGAAGCAGCGCAACCCATAGTGCTGGTGGTTAACAACAGCACTTACGGAACCATCCGTATGCATCAAGAGCGCCGTCATCCGGGACGGGTGGTGGGTACCGACATTGTCAACCCCGACTTCGTGACCCTGGCCCAGGCCTACGGTTTTTATGCCGAGCAAGTAACCAACACACAAGATTTTGCTGGCGCATTTGAACGAGCTTCCGCCTCAACCACCGGGGCGCTACTGAACCTTATGGTGGACCCCAACCAGGTAACCCCGTGGTCCACGGTGGCATCGTTGCGTGAAGGCCAGTAG
- a CDS encoding GNAT family N-acetyltransferase, producing the protein MADLTYTNLHPKWAEQLTEIEHTVFASIDIEDLLSLRDMEAYCRVFPEGGFVALDDDTPVGFGLGILLDFDFEDTSHSLDDLTGEEDCGNHNPDGDWYYGVTIAVNPQYRKQGIGNRLYELRKEVVRTLNKKGIVAGGVIPGYAKHLHDMTADQYIDQVVAGTLHDPTLSFQIANGFQARGAIPDYLDDPTVGNNAVLIVWENTDYQP; encoded by the coding sequence ATGGCTGACCTCACCTACACCAACCTTCACCCCAAGTGGGCCGAACAACTCACCGAGATTGAGCACACCGTGTTCGCCAGTATTGACATTGAAGACCTACTCAGTTTGCGTGACATGGAGGCCTATTGCCGGGTGTTTCCCGAAGGCGGCTTCGTGGCTCTCGACGACGACACCCCAGTTGGTTTCGGCCTCGGCATTTTGCTGGACTTCGACTTCGAAGACACCAGCCACTCACTAGATGATCTGACCGGTGAAGAAGACTGCGGCAACCACAACCCCGACGGCGACTGGTATTACGGAGTAACCATCGCCGTCAACCCGCAATACCGCAAACAAGGCATCGGCAATCGTCTTTACGAACTACGCAAAGAAGTAGTACGCACGCTAAACAAAAAAGGCATAGTGGCCGGCGGGGTAATACCCGGCTACGCCAAACACCTCCACGACATGACCGCCGACCAATACATCGACCAAGTAGTGGCCGGCACCCTCCACGACCCAACCTTAAGCTTTCAAATCGCCAACGGTTTTCAAGCCCGCGGGGCTATACCCGACTACCTTGACGACCCCACGGTAGGTAACAACGCTGTGCTCATCGTTTGGGAAAACACCGACTACCAGCCTTAA
- a CDS encoding gamma-glutamyl-gamma-aminobutyrate hydrolase family protein, which translates to MTKPLIGISGKQVFGRDVAGNIPSLYEAPAHVYWTNYSQGILSAGGIPVYLPLNMDPADAVERCDGLLMTGGTDISPDLYGQESTTDAFAKEPLRDSFELALMDAAVEAALPVLGICRGHQIINVHAGGSLNQDVPEHGAFDLPITTERHEVAFAEGSVLESIYPKHHKVNSLHHQTVADLGDGVVATAFDEEGSVEGLERPGLPIVSVQWHPEMMTTRDTDPVFGWLISRSS; encoded by the coding sequence ATGACGAAACCACTTATTGGCATTTCTGGCAAGCAGGTCTTCGGGCGCGATGTGGCGGGCAATATTCCCAGTTTGTACGAGGCACCCGCCCACGTGTATTGGACAAATTATTCACAGGGCATCTTGTCCGCTGGAGGTATCCCGGTTTATCTGCCACTCAACATGGACCCTGCCGATGCCGTTGAACGCTGCGATGGTCTGCTCATGACCGGTGGTACCGACATTTCTCCTGATCTTTATGGCCAAGAGTCAACAACCGATGCCTTTGCCAAAGAACCACTCCGTGACTCGTTTGAGTTGGCTTTAATGGATGCCGCGGTGGAAGCGGCTTTACCGGTGTTGGGTATTTGCCGCGGGCATCAAATCATCAACGTGCACGCTGGTGGTTCGTTAAATCAGGACGTGCCCGAGCACGGGGCTTTCGACTTGCCCATAACTACCGAACGCCATGAGGTGGCTTTTGCTGAGGGTTCCGTTTTAGAAAGCATCTACCCGAAGCACCACAAGGTCAACTCGCTGCACCATCAAACGGTGGCTGATTTGGGTGATGGTGTGGTGGCTACCGCTTTTGACGAAGAGGGTTCGGTGGAGGGTTTAGAACGCCCGGGGTTACCGATTGTTTCGGTGCAGTGGCACCCGGAGATGATGACTACCCGCGATACGGACCCAGTTTTTGGATGGCTTATTAGCCGGTCCTCTTGA
- a CDS encoding pseudouridine-5'-phosphate glycosidase, whose protein sequence is MTASDFLLIAPEVADALAEQRPVVALESTIISHGMPHPRNVATALTVEDTVRQQGAVPATVALLEGCLVVGLTADQIERLGSAPDVAKVSWRDVGATLANKTLGATTVATTMFAAHQAGIRLFATGGLGGVHRGDTGDVSADLTALGSLPVAVVSAGVKAVLDLPRTLEALETLGVPVLGWQTEIFPEFWTRGLDLPVTASVSDASHAAAILHAHWSVGLTTGVVLAAPVPAEYEADQVIIEAAIEAGLAAAHDQGVSGAEITPFLLAHIVETTGGASLDTNVALVTHNATVAAQVAVALAGYEA, encoded by the coding sequence GTGACCGCCTCTGACTTTTTACTGATTGCTCCTGAAGTAGCCGACGCTTTGGCCGAGCAACGTCCGGTGGTGGCTTTAGAGTCCACCATCATTAGCCACGGTATGCCGCATCCCCGTAATGTGGCCACGGCTTTAACGGTGGAAGACACGGTTCGCCAGCAGGGGGCGGTGCCGGCCACCGTGGCTTTGTTGGAAGGCTGTTTGGTGGTGGGTCTCACCGCCGACCAAATCGAGCGGTTGGGTTCTGCGCCCGACGTAGCCAAGGTGAGTTGGCGTGACGTGGGCGCCACTTTGGCCAACAAAACCTTAGGGGCCACCACGGTGGCTACCACCATGTTTGCTGCCCATCAGGCGGGTATTCGCCTTTTTGCGACCGGCGGTTTGGGTGGGGTGCATCGCGGCGATACCGGTGACGTTTCTGCTGATCTCACCGCTTTGGGTTCTCTGCCGGTGGCGGTGGTGAGTGCCGGGGTCAAAGCCGTGCTGGATTTGCCTCGTACGTTGGAAGCCTTAGAGACTTTGGGGGTTCCGGTTTTGGGTTGGCAGACCGAAATTTTCCCCGAGTTTTGGACGCGCGGTCTTGACTTGCCGGTCACTGCCTCGGTTTCTGATGCCTCTCATGCGGCGGCCATTCTTCATGCCCATTGGTCGGTTGGGCTGACCACCGGGGTGGTTCTCGCTGCACCGGTTCCGGCGGAATACGAAGCCGACCAAGTCATTATTGAGGCTGCTATTGAAGCGGGTTTAGCGGCGGCCCATGATCAAGGTGTTTCTGGGGCGGAGATCACCCCGTTTTTGTTGGCCCATATTGTGGAGACCACCGGCGGAGCCAGTTTGGATACCAACGTTGCTTTGGTAACCCACAACGCCACGGTGGCTGCCCAAGTGGCGGTGGCTTTAGCCGGTTACGAAGCGTAA
- a CDS encoding acyl dehydratase — protein MTDGPFFDDLTSGDIIAPLPALTVTQADNAVYRAITGDQHLATADHGLYQQMSGRSAALVNPGLVMQIAIGQTTNATRKAIANLYYRSVEILRPVEVGETLATTTTVLGLRDASPKGELNRGKVWLGIETRAGAELVVRYERVALLPCRADAPGHQDEIPGPVDPASLDSWSSLVPEWDLSALPVTAWEVGQECIDPLADHVDLAPALARLTFNQAAIHRDAEATVFDQRLVYGGHTQGLAQASLTRMLPGLATVVGWDGCDHLGPVFESDRLAFRHRLVGALDLPAGRLLRFEVRASRDGDDLLLWTPIVVAV, from the coding sequence ATGACCGACGGCCCCTTTTTTGACGACCTGACTTCTGGAGACATCATTGCTCCGTTGCCGGCTCTGACGGTCACCCAAGCCGACAACGCTGTTTACCGGGCCATTACCGGAGACCAGCATTTAGCGACCGCCGACCATGGTCTTTATCAGCAAATGTCTGGCCGCTCAGCGGCCTTGGTCAACCCGGGTTTGGTTATGCAGATAGCTATTGGACAAACCACCAATGCCACACGAAAAGCTATCGCTAACCTTTATTACCGGTCGGTGGAGATTCTGCGGCCCGTTGAGGTCGGAGAAACCTTGGCGACCACCACCACGGTGTTGGGTTTACGTGATGCTTCTCCCAAGGGCGAACTCAATCGAGGCAAAGTATGGCTGGGCATTGAGACCCGGGCGGGTGCCGAGTTGGTGGTGCGCTACGAACGGGTGGCGTTGTTGCCTTGCCGAGCGGATGCTCCGGGCCACCAGGATGAAATCCCGGGCCCTGTTGACCCGGCTTCGTTAGATTCGTGGTCCAGCCTGGTGCCCGAGTGGGATCTTTCCGCTTTGCCGGTGACCGCTTGGGAGGTGGGCCAAGAGTGCATTGACCCACTGGCCGATCATGTTGATCTGGCTCCTGCTTTGGCTCGTTTGACCTTTAACCAGGCTGCTATTCATCGTGATGCGGAAGCCACAGTTTTTGACCAGCGGTTGGTCTACGGCGGGCACACCCAAGGGTTAGCTCAGGCTTCTCTGACCCGCATGTTGCCGGGTTTGGCCACCGTGGTCGGGTGGGATGGTTGCGACCATTTGGGCCCGGTTTTTGAAAGCGACCGTTTGGCTTTTCGCCACCGGTTAGTAGGTGCGCTGGATTTACCAGCCGGACGTTTATTGCGTTTTGAGGTGCGAGCCAGCCGCGACGGCGACGACCTGTTGTTGTGGACCCCTATCGTGGTGGCGGTATGA